From one Streptomyces sp. NBC_01478 genomic stretch:
- a CDS encoding ABC transporter permease, whose protein sequence is MSQVLHTPPHSPAPADEDDLAALAARHGLTVSGARPSLREYVRQLWERRHFITAFATAKLTAQYSQAKLGQIWQVMTPLLNAAVYYFIFGILLGTKRGVPDYIPFLVTGVFIWTFTQSSIMAGTRAISGNLGLVRALHFPRAALPISFALQQLQQLLFSMAALVVILLCFGVPISFSWLMAVPVLVLQFTFNAGVSMIMARMGAKTPDIAQLMPFVLRTWMYVSGVMWSIDKLTSKDHLPHLVTLALETNPAAVYIDLMRYSLIDSFHSSQLPPHVWPAALGWALIAGVGGFIYFWKAEETYGRG, encoded by the coding sequence GTGAGCCAGGTCCTCCACACACCGCCCCATTCGCCGGCTCCGGCCGACGAAGACGACCTTGCGGCGCTCGCCGCCCGCCACGGCCTCACCGTCAGTGGCGCCCGCCCCTCCCTGCGCGAGTACGTCCGCCAGTTGTGGGAGCGCCGCCACTTCATCACCGCCTTCGCCACCGCCAAGCTGACCGCGCAGTACAGCCAGGCGAAGCTGGGCCAGATCTGGCAGGTGATGACGCCGCTGTTGAACGCGGCGGTGTACTACTTCATCTTCGGCATCCTGCTGGGCACCAAGCGCGGCGTCCCGGACTACATCCCGTTCCTGGTGACGGGCGTGTTCATCTGGACGTTCACGCAGAGCTCGATCATGGCGGGCACCCGGGCGATCTCCGGCAACCTCGGCCTCGTACGGGCCCTGCACTTCCCGCGGGCCGCGCTGCCGATCTCGTTCGCGCTGCAACAGCTCCAGCAGTTGCTGTTCTCGATGGCCGCCCTGGTCGTGATCCTGCTCTGCTTCGGTGTGCCGATCAGCTTCTCCTGGCTGATGGCGGTCCCGGTGCTGGTGCTGCAGTTCACGTTCAACGCGGGCGTCTCGATGATCATGGCCCGAATGGGTGCGAAGACGCCGGACATCGCGCAGTTGATGCCGTTCGTGCTGCGCACCTGGATGTACGTCTCCGGCGTCATGTGGAGCATCGACAAGCTGACCAGCAAGGACCACCTGCCGCACCTCGTGACGCTCGCCCTGGAGACCAACCCGGCGGCCGTCTACATCGACCTGATGCGCTACTCGCTGATCGACAGCTTCCACTCCAGCCAGCTTCCCCCGCACGTGTGGCCGGCCGCACTGGGCTGGGCGCTGATCGCCGGAGTCGGCGGCTTCATCTACTTCTGGAAGGCTGAGGAGACGTACGGCCGTGGCTGA
- a CDS encoding TetR/AcrR family transcriptional regulator, with protein MTTNADEPQTRQRRRTPAGAAVLREDVTEAIRAAVFEELAAVGYARMSIEGIARRAGVGKTAVYRRWRSKLHLVLDVVSAIAVLGLPTPDTGSLEGDLRMLYEVTSRALRHPVASQVIPDLQAEAARNPEIADAMQKALREGQEGVASKILAAAERRGEIRPGMDDDLALDLISGPLYWRAVVIRSPKLPKGYLGALARATTEGLKAL; from the coding sequence ATGACGACGAACGCCGACGAGCCCCAGACACGTCAGCGCCGCCGCACCCCCGCAGGGGCGGCCGTACTCCGCGAGGATGTGACCGAAGCCATTCGGGCGGCGGTCTTCGAGGAGTTGGCGGCGGTCGGATATGCCCGGATGTCCATCGAGGGGATCGCGCGGCGGGCGGGAGTGGGCAAGACGGCGGTGTACCGCCGCTGGCGTTCGAAGCTGCACCTGGTGCTCGACGTGGTGTCGGCGATCGCGGTGTTGGGGCTGCCGACGCCGGACACCGGTTCGCTGGAGGGCGACCTGCGGATGCTGTACGAGGTGACGTCACGGGCGTTGCGTCACCCCGTCGCCTCGCAGGTCATCCCGGACCTCCAGGCCGAGGCGGCCCGCAACCCCGAGATCGCCGACGCCATGCAGAAGGCGCTGCGGGAGGGCCAGGAGGGCGTGGCCAGCAAGATCCTGGCGGCGGCGGAGCGGCGTGGCGAGATCCGCCCCGGCATGGACGACGACCTGGCCCTGGACCTGATCTCCGGCCCCCTGTACTGGCGTGCGGTGGTGATCCGCAGCCCGAAGCTGCCGAAGGGGTACCTGGGGGCGCTGGCCCGGGCGACCACCGAGGGACTCAAGGCGCTGTAG
- the galE gene encoding UDP-glucose 4-epimerase GalE: MTWLITGGAGYIGAHVVRAMTEAGEQAVVYDDLSTGIAARVPDGVPLVVGSTLDAEGLARTLADQDVTGVVHLAAKKQVGESVDLPLHYYRENVEGLRVLLEAVTTAGVPSFVFSSSAAVYGMPDVDLVTEETPCVPMSPYGETKLAGEWLVRATGRATGLSTASLRYFNVAGAASPELADTGVFNLVPMVFEKLTEDAPPRIFGDDYATPDGTCVRDYIHVVDLAEAHVAAARALQASPGRALTLNIGRGEGVSVREMIDRINAITGYDRPPTVRPRRPGDPARVVASADRITTELGWKAKHDVQDMIASAWEGWVRLHPGAARA, from the coding sequence ATGACCTGGCTGATCACCGGCGGCGCCGGCTACATCGGGGCACACGTCGTGAGGGCGATGACCGAGGCGGGCGAACAGGCGGTCGTCTACGACGACCTGTCCACCGGCATCGCCGCGCGCGTGCCCGACGGCGTGCCCCTGGTGGTGGGTTCGACCCTGGACGCGGAAGGGCTGGCCCGCACCCTCGCCGACCAGGACGTCACCGGAGTCGTCCATCTGGCCGCGAAGAAGCAGGTCGGCGAGTCGGTCGACCTGCCGTTGCACTACTACAGGGAGAACGTCGAGGGCCTGCGCGTCCTCCTGGAGGCGGTCACCACGGCCGGCGTCCCGTCCTTCGTCTTCTCGTCCTCGGCGGCCGTCTACGGCATGCCCGACGTGGACCTGGTGACCGAGGAGACGCCCTGCGTGCCGATGTCGCCGTACGGCGAGACCAAGCTCGCCGGCGAGTGGCTGGTCCGCGCGACGGGCCGCGCGACCGGCCTGTCCACGGCCTCCCTGCGCTACTTCAACGTGGCCGGCGCCGCGAGTCCCGAACTCGCGGACACGGGGGTCTTCAACCTCGTCCCCATGGTCTTCGAGAAGCTCACCGAGGACGCACCGCCGCGCATCTTCGGCGACGACTACGCCACCCCGGACGGCACCTGCGTCCGCGACTACATCCACGTCGTGGACCTGGCCGAGGCCCACGTCGCGGCCGCCCGCGCCCTCCAGGCCTCCCCCGGCCGCGCCCTCACCCTCAACATCGGCCGCGGGGAAGGCGTTTCGGTCCGCGAGATGATCGACCGCATCAACGCGATCACCGGCTACGACCGTCCCCCGACCGTCCGTCCCCGCCGCCCCGGCGACCCGGCCCGCGTCGTCGCCTCCGCCGACCGCATCACCACCGAACTGGGCTGGAAGGCCAAGCACGACGTCCAGGACATGATCGCGTCGGCGTGGGAGGGGTGGGTGCGGCTGCATCCCGGAGCCGCAAGGGCCTGA
- a CDS encoding glycosyltransferase family 39 protein: MLALGLWGLDRGGMWGDEGVTFLVGRRTVPQIWHLLHGVDAVHGLYYLLMHAVLAVHPGEVALRLPSVCGAAATAGLVAALGTRLARPRVGLWAGLLYAITPLTGHYAQEGRSYTLVAAGVAGATLLLVRALEGRSWWGYGAVLAVTFLLHEFAVLVLCAHALTLAAARVRGAVWLGWGRAAGAAVGVLLPLAWVSQRQSAQVAWLRMPDWDTTERLARGFLAVTPTGVVFWTSVLLILIGLGAGRLTSVALPLLLVPPVILLTVSQFRPLFHERYVLYALAGAPLLLAAGADRVVGMAGRLWLEGHGVPSGRRTAADRAAAHAGSRRELVGALSGGGRGPGAERMAGAGEEAWAGAGEAAWAGAGAGAGAGAGAGAGAGVGGRAGAGVGAGVGAGAGAGARAGAGVGAGAGAGAGVGAGTGAGAGAGVEAGARAGAGVGVEVGARAGVGVAAGAGAGARPASPPPLSTVDRSTPLPPTVPRRPPTSRRPPHRTGLATRTRLAIRTRLAIRTGLTPRTPLPTRAHLVTLAGVLAVAVPFLHNLPAYRNDHSAARRPENLAAVAALAGRELRPGDPVLFLPSFWRVTALAYPGPFVGPWDLALRESGARSGTLSGREVGPADLRARLAGVDRVWIVAQSNLLPSRWAPGDPTDRVKLDVVDGEFARRREYAGGRVKLALYIRRMPPQAMQPTKPTKPTKPMNPASTPAPTSPRPTPP, translated from the coding sequence ATGCTCGCGCTGGGGCTGTGGGGGCTCGACCGCGGCGGGATGTGGGGCGACGAGGGCGTCACGTTCCTGGTCGGGCGGCGCACGGTGCCGCAGATCTGGCATCTGCTGCACGGTGTCGACGCGGTGCACGGCCTGTACTACCTCCTCATGCACGCCGTCCTCGCCGTCCACCCCGGCGAGGTGGCCCTCCGGCTGCCGTCCGTGTGCGGCGCGGCGGCGACGGCGGGCCTGGTCGCGGCCCTCGGCACCCGCCTGGCCCGCCCCCGGGTCGGCCTCTGGGCCGGCCTCCTCTACGCGATCACCCCGCTGACCGGCCACTACGCCCAGGAGGGCCGCTCGTACACCCTCGTCGCGGCGGGTGTGGCCGGGGCGACGCTGCTGCTGGTGCGGGCGCTGGAGGGGCGGTCCTGGTGGGGCTACGGCGCTGTCCTCGCCGTGACCTTTCTGCTGCACGAGTTCGCGGTCCTGGTGCTCTGCGCGCACGCGCTCACGCTGGCGGCGGCGCGGGTGCGCGGGGCGGTATGGCTCGGCTGGGGCCGTGCGGCGGGCGCGGCGGTGGGCGTCCTGTTGCCGCTGGCGTGGGTGTCCCAGCGGCAGTCGGCGCAGGTGGCGTGGCTACGGATGCCGGACTGGGACACGACGGAACGCCTGGCCCGCGGCTTCCTCGCGGTCACCCCGACCGGCGTCGTCTTCTGGACCTCGGTCCTGCTGATCCTGATCGGACTCGGCGCCGGCCGGCTCACGTCGGTCGCGCTGCCCTTGCTGTTGGTGCCGCCGGTGATCCTGCTGACCGTGTCGCAGTTCCGGCCGCTGTTCCATGAGCGGTACGTGCTGTACGCGCTGGCGGGGGCGCCGTTGCTGCTGGCGGCGGGGGCGGACCGGGTGGTGGGGATGGCGGGGCGGCTGTGGCTGGAGGGTCACGGTGTCCCGAGCGGCCGTCGCACGGCAGCCGACCGTGCGGCGGCCCACGCGGGGAGTCGCCGTGAGTTGGTCGGCGCGCTGAGCGGGGGCGGTCGTGGGCCGGGAGCCGAGCGTATGGCTGGGGCCGGGGAGGAAGCCTGGGCTGGAGCAGGAGAGGCAGCCTGGGCTGGGGCTGGGGCTGGGGCTGGGGCCGGGGCTGGGGCTGGAGCTGGAGCGGGAGTCGGGGGCAGAGCCGGGGCCGGAGTCGGAGCGGGTGTTGGAGCCGGGGCTGGGGCCGGGGCCAGGGCTGGAGCTGGAGTCGGAGCAGGAGCAGGAGCAGGAGCGGGAGTCGGGGCAGGGACCGGAGCGGGAGCCGGAGCCGGAGTGGAAGCCGGGGCCAGAGCGGGAGCGGGAGTCGGAGTGGAAGTCGGGGCCAGAGCGGGAGTCGGAGTCGCAGCGGGAGCCGGGGCCGGAGCCCGCCCCGCAAGTCCCCCGCCCCTGAGCACAGTTGACCGCTCGACCCCCCTACCGCCCACCGTTCCCCGCCGCCCCCCGACCAGCCGCCGCCCACCCCACCGCACCGGTCTCGCCACTCGCACCCGTCTTGCCATCCGCACCCGTCTCGCCATCCGCACCGGTCTCACCCCCCGCACCCCCCTCCCCACCCGCGCCCACCTCGTCACGCTCGCCGGTGTCCTCGCCGTAGCCGTCCCCTTCCTCCACAACCTCCCCGCCTACCGGAACGACCACTCCGCCGCCCGCCGCCCCGAGAATCTCGCCGCCGTCGCAGCCCTCGCCGGGCGTGAACTCAGGCCTGGCGACCCCGTGTTGTTCCTGCCGTCGTTCTGGCGGGTGACGGCGCTGGCGTACCCGGGGCCGTTCGTCGGGCCCTGGGACCTGGCGCTCCGGGAGTCGGGGGCGAGGTCCGGGACGCTCAGCGGGCGTGAGGTGGGTCCGGCGGATTTGCGGGCGCGGCTCGCCGGTGTGGACCGGGTCTGGATCGTCGCGCAGTCGAATCTGCTGCCGTCCCGCTGGGCTCCCGGCGACCCGACCGACCGGGTCAAACTCGACGTGGTGGACGGGGAGTTCGCGCGCCGGCGGGAGTACGCGGGCGGCCGGGTGAAGCTGGCCCTCTACATCCGCCGCATGCCCCCACAAGCGATGCAGCCGACGAAACCAACGAAACCAACGAAACCGATGAACCCGGCGTCTACGCCTGCTCCAACGTCGCCGCGTCCAACGCCCCCGTGA
- a CDS encoding ABC transporter ATP-binding protein — protein sequence MAEQTIEYHTERTPVAADSTIPTVVCDGVDIIYRVNGTGAGRGSATAALNRMLRREKAEKAAGVRKVHAVKKVSFVAYKGEAIGLIGTNGSGKSTLLKAVAGLLPVENGRIYTHGQPSLLGVNAALMGDLTGERNVYLGGLAMGMSREQVKERYQGIVDFSGINEKGDFITLPMRTYSSGMGARLRFSIAAAKDHDVLLIDEALATGDRSFQRRSEERIRELRKHAGTVFLVSHNNKSIRDTCDRVLWLERGELRMDGPTEEVLEAYEAFTGGADKPKAPAATPAGQVA from the coding sequence GTGGCTGAGCAGACCATCGAGTACCACACCGAGCGGACCCCCGTGGCCGCGGACAGCACCATCCCCACCGTCGTCTGCGACGGCGTCGACATCATCTACCGGGTCAACGGAACCGGCGCCGGACGCGGCTCCGCGACCGCCGCCCTCAACCGCATGCTGCGCCGCGAGAAGGCCGAGAAGGCGGCGGGCGTCCGCAAGGTGCACGCGGTCAAGAAGGTGTCCTTCGTCGCCTACAAGGGCGAGGCGATCGGGCTCATCGGCACCAACGGCTCCGGCAAGTCGACCCTGCTCAAGGCGGTCGCGGGCCTGCTCCCGGTCGAGAACGGCCGCATCTACACGCACGGCCAGCCCTCCCTCCTCGGCGTCAACGCGGCCCTGATGGGCGACCTGACCGGCGAGCGCAACGTGTACCTCGGCGGCCTGGCCATGGGCATGTCCCGGGAGCAGGTCAAGGAGCGCTACCAGGGCATCGTCGACTTCTCCGGCATCAACGAGAAGGGCGACTTCATCACCCTCCCGATGCGGACGTACTCCTCCGGCATGGGTGCCCGGCTGCGCTTCTCCATCGCCGCCGCCAAGGACCACGACGTCCTGCTGATCGACGAGGCGCTGGCGACGGGCGACCGGTCGTTCCAGCGGCGTTCGGAGGAGCGGATCCGCGAGCTGCGCAAGCACGCGGGCACGGTCTTCCTCGTCAGCCACAACAACAAGTCGATCCGCGACACCTGCGACCGCGTCCTGTGGCTGGAGCGCGGCGAGCTGCGGATGGACGGGCCGACGGAGGAGGTCCTGGAGGCGTACGAGGCCTTCACGGGCGGCGCCGACAAGCCCAAGGCCCCGGCTGCGACCCCGGCGGGACAGGTCGCCTAG
- a CDS encoding glycosyltransferase family 87 protein, with translation MNAARGHRLLALALAWLATRAGMLLLLAYNDLPLLGRGGVAREVWRLYHHWYGVLSHGAFPAHDPLWQYPPGAGPVLLAPALLPDLTYFQAFVVLTLATDALITLVLARAGTRPGHSLRGAAYWILALPLLLHMPLVRYDVQVTAFAVISLLTLSRSTRACGAFAALGALVKVWPALVLLGMPRGRTTRSVWSWAVGTGALSLMSLVALFNNPFAFLRQQGGRGVQIESFGGTVLGLATHAGWAGQVHYRYGAMEFTGPYVSAVADASLALTAVAFGLLLLWRIRARRWTAATPYDAALSAVLLFTVTSRVISPQYMIWLLGLAAVCLTSRHTTQRPVAALIVAATAVSSVEFPVLYVDVIHSTWTGCALMVVRNGLLAAAAVLSFVRLWRSSRALPATTHTRVRPSGPYGESSQLTAAHSGA, from the coding sequence ATGAACGCCGCCCGCGGACACCGCCTCCTCGCCCTCGCCCTCGCCTGGCTCGCCACCCGCGCGGGAATGCTGCTCCTCCTCGCGTACAACGACCTCCCCCTGCTCGGCCGGGGCGGGGTCGCGCGGGAGGTGTGGCGCCTGTACCACCACTGGTACGGCGTCCTGTCGCACGGCGCGTTCCCGGCGCACGACCCCCTGTGGCAGTACCCGCCGGGCGCCGGCCCGGTCCTGCTGGCCCCCGCACTGCTGCCGGACCTGACGTACTTCCAGGCGTTCGTCGTCCTCACCCTCGCGACCGACGCGCTGATCACCCTGGTACTGGCCCGCGCGGGCACCCGCCCCGGCCACAGCCTGCGCGGCGCCGCGTACTGGATCCTCGCCCTCCCCCTCCTCCTGCACATGCCCCTCGTCCGCTACGACGTGCAGGTCACGGCGTTCGCCGTCATCTCCCTGTTGACGTTGTCGCGCTCCACGCGTGCGTGCGGTGCGTTCGCGGCGCTGGGCGCGCTGGTGAAGGTGTGGCCGGCGCTGGTGCTGCTGGGGATGCCGAGGGGGCGGACGACGCGGTCGGTGTGGTCGTGGGCGGTGGGGACGGGGGCCTTGTCGCTCATGTCTCTCGTGGCCTTGTTCAACAATCCTTTCGCCTTCTTGCGCCAACAGGGTGGCCGGGGCGTCCAGATCGAGTCGTTCGGCGGCACGGTGCTCGGCCTGGCGACCCACGCCGGCTGGGCGGGCCAGGTGCACTACCGGTACGGCGCGATGGAGTTCACGGGGCCGTACGTCTCCGCCGTCGCCGACGCCTCCCTCGCGCTCACGGCGGTCGCCTTCGGACTGCTGCTGCTGTGGCGGATCCGGGCCCGCCGCTGGACCGCGGCGACGCCGTACGACGCGGCACTGAGCGCCGTCCTGCTGTTCACCGTGACCAGCCGGGTGATCAGCCCCCAGTACATGATCTGGCTGCTCGGCCTGGCCGCCGTCTGTCTGACCTCGCGGCACACCACACAGCGCCCGGTGGCCGCGCTGATCGTGGCGGCGACAGCGGTCAGCTCCGTCGAGTTCCCCGTCCTGTACGTCGACGTCATCCACTCCACGTGGACGGGCTGCGCCCTGATGGTCGTCCGCAACGGTCTGCTCGCCGCCGCGGCCGTTCTCTCCTTCGTCCGCCTCTGGCGGTCGTCGAGGGCGCTCCCCGCGACGACGCACACGCGCGTGCGGCCTTCCGGCCCGTACGGGGAGTCCTCGCAGTTGACCGCCGCGCACTCGGGCGCCTGA
- a CDS encoding GtrA family protein: MTPNLTEERATAAPVRLVRKVVLEVVKFGIVGGSGVLVNFAVFNALLHGLRWPAMPATVLASCVAMGANYLGFRYYTYRDRDAPGARRIALFFVFSGIGVAMESGLFYVGYHGLGLHGPLGANAVKALSIVLASAFRFLVYRTWVFQDEDLDL; the protein is encoded by the coding sequence GTGACTCCGAACCTCACCGAGGAACGCGCGACCGCCGCCCCCGTACGGCTGGTGCGCAAGGTGGTCCTGGAAGTCGTGAAATTCGGGATCGTCGGCGGCAGCGGCGTCCTCGTCAACTTCGCGGTCTTCAACGCCCTGCTGCACGGCCTGCGTTGGCCCGCGATGCCCGCGACCGTCCTGGCCAGTTGCGTGGCGATGGGCGCCAACTACCTCGGCTTCCGCTACTACACCTACCGCGACCGCGACGCCCCCGGCGCCCGCCGCATCGCCCTGTTCTTCGTCTTCAGCGGCATCGGCGTGGCCATGGAGAGCGGCCTCTTCTACGTCGGCTACCACGGCCTGGGCCTTCACGGTCCGCTCGGGGCGAATGCCGTGAAGGCCCTGTCGATCGTGCTCGCGTCCGCGTTCCGCTTCCTGGTGTACCGCACCTGGGTGTTCCAGGACGAGGACCTTGACCTCTGA
- a CDS encoding ADP-ribosylglycohydrolase family protein, which translates to MDSHTRAERALGTVLGSAVGDALGAPFEFGPEGAFSARFPVPDHGGEMCGGGGWDPGEATDDTQMAVLVAESLLECGGLQLPDMFGRFRRWANSDPKDIGLQTEAVLTGGDPWDLAAALHFQTSQRGAGNGALMRAAPSSVYFAHAGRDATMNAARRIAALTHGDRAAWEGTAVFHELVRVALDGGDPLDAVAETLRSVHPDHRERYGVVLAPDWHPDRATEFNGAVWPCLASAVWALRTTSSYEDAVRAAIDLGGDTDTVAAVTGGLAGAVYGSGAIPERWSAALHVPLPGFGGRVLRAAELGELARRLDRQDD; encoded by the coding sequence ATGGACAGCCACACCAGAGCGGAACGCGCCCTGGGCACCGTCCTCGGCTCCGCCGTCGGCGACGCTCTCGGCGCACCCTTCGAATTCGGCCCCGAAGGCGCCTTCTCCGCCCGCTTCCCGGTCCCCGACCACGGCGGCGAGATGTGCGGGGGCGGCGGCTGGGACCCGGGCGAGGCCACCGACGACACGCAGATGGCCGTACTCGTCGCGGAGTCGCTGCTGGAGTGCGGCGGACTCCAACTCCCGGACATGTTCGGGCGGTTCCGGCGCTGGGCGAACTCCGACCCCAAGGACATCGGCCTTCAGACCGAGGCCGTACTGACCGGCGGCGACCCCTGGGACCTGGCCGCCGCGCTCCACTTCCAGACCAGCCAACGGGGCGCCGGGAACGGTGCGTTGATGCGCGCCGCGCCGTCGTCGGTGTACTTCGCGCACGCGGGCCGCGACGCCACGATGAACGCCGCCCGCCGCATCGCCGCACTCACCCACGGAGACCGCGCGGCCTGGGAAGGCACCGCCGTCTTCCACGAGTTGGTGCGCGTCGCGCTGGACGGCGGCGACCCCCTCGACGCCGTCGCGGAGACCCTGCGGTCCGTCCACCCCGACCACCGGGAGCGCTACGGCGTCGTCCTCGCCCCGGACTGGCACCCCGACAGGGCAACGGAGTTCAACGGCGCCGTCTGGCCCTGCCTCGCCTCCGCCGTCTGGGCCCTGCGGACTACTTCCTCGTACGAGGACGCCGTACGCGCCGCGATCGACCTCGGCGGCGACACGGACACCGTCGCCGCCGTGACGGGCGGCCTCGCCGGGGCGGTGTACGGGAGCGGGGCGATTCCCGAGCGCTGGAGCGCGGCCTTGCACGTACCGCTGCCTGGATTCGGCGGGCGGGTGCTGCGGGCGGCCGAACTCGGGGAACTGGCGCGGCGGTTGGACCGGCAGGACGACTGA